A DNA window from Enterobacter cloacae subsp. cloacae ATCC 13047 contains the following coding sequences:
- the treY gene encoding malto-oligosyltrehalose synthase, whose amino-acid sequence MIPCATYRIQFRNGMTFDRVVELVPYLKDLGISHLYASPIFTATTGSTHGYDVTDPNEIDPAIGGRAGFDRMTAALRQAGMGLILDIVPNHMSTSLENRWWRDVIAFGQQSRYAHYFDIDWSRPLTLPFLGDTFEAELEKGAITLKRDSVTGEAGLVYYDTAYPLNPGTWAAEKSIEAIHEAQSWRLMSWREAPKQLSWRRFFEITGLVGVRVEDEGVFQDTHRLILELVHTGIVDGLRIDHIDGLADPLGYLQRLRQATGPDCYITVEKILAKGEQLPVEWPVSGTTGYEFIASLAEVLVDDNNLGRLEKIHDETLGVTVDRHAELRNAKGLMTDRNFEGEFTTLLNIATDLARCNDIDVPQDDIRYTLRELLIAFPVYRTYGTADGLTAPDVALLNRVVASVDAPEPALSLLVRILTGDLDASSRDAASLFRTRFQQLTGPLMAKSVEDTLFFRHNLELALNEVGADPTPRAFSLSRFHQEMRIRLARQPDALLGTSTHDTKRGEDARARLYTLTEAPEQWGENLARWRQMNQTQVRFLNDGTAPNAADTWMIYQALAGVWPATLSPDDSEGLKSLEARFLGFIEKALREAKQRTDWIDSNEGYESVVLNYVRHLLSPENTLFLHDFSSSLQPFIRAGLMNSLSQTVIKLTAPGVPDIYQGSEALNFSLVDPDNRLEPDFATLRQNLSSADAKLFADEQQWRNGRVKQYVTATLLRVRQHYLSLFQYGDWLPLKVSGEREDNLIVYARVKDGEALIVAVPRLVFATPTNETLWANTSVVIPEELSGKRYRDQFTGERRALRETLDLTSETGSLLVLLTCE is encoded by the coding sequence ATGATCCCTTGTGCCACATACCGAATACAGTTCCGCAATGGCATGACCTTTGACCGCGTGGTGGAGCTGGTGCCATACCTTAAAGACCTCGGGATCAGCCATCTCTATGCCTCACCGATATTTACCGCCACCACCGGTTCAACCCACGGTTATGACGTTACCGATCCTAACGAAATCGATCCTGCCATTGGCGGGCGCGCCGGTTTCGACCGCATGACGGCGGCACTCAGGCAGGCGGGAATGGGGCTCATTCTGGACATCGTCCCTAACCATATGTCGACCTCGCTGGAAAACCGCTGGTGGCGGGACGTTATCGCGTTTGGTCAGCAAAGCCGTTACGCGCACTATTTTGATATTGACTGGTCGCGCCCGCTGACGCTGCCGTTCCTTGGCGACACCTTTGAGGCCGAGCTGGAGAAGGGGGCAATTACTCTGAAACGTGACAGTGTCACCGGTGAGGCCGGGCTGGTCTACTATGACACAGCCTATCCGCTTAACCCCGGAACATGGGCTGCGGAGAAAAGCATCGAGGCGATCCACGAGGCGCAGAGCTGGCGGCTGATGTCCTGGCGGGAAGCGCCGAAACAGCTCTCATGGCGGCGCTTTTTTGAAATTACCGGCCTGGTGGGCGTCAGAGTGGAAGACGAGGGGGTGTTTCAGGATACGCATCGCCTGATCCTCGAGCTCGTGCATACCGGCATTGTCGACGGGTTGCGCATTGACCATATCGACGGGCTGGCCGACCCGCTGGGTTACCTGCAGCGGTTACGACAGGCAACCGGTCCCGACTGTTATATCACGGTGGAAAAAATTCTCGCCAAAGGGGAACAACTGCCTGTGGAATGGCCGGTATCCGGCACCACCGGATATGAGTTTATCGCCTCGCTGGCCGAAGTGCTGGTCGACGATAATAACCTCGGGCGGCTGGAAAAAATCCACGACGAGACGCTGGGCGTAACGGTCGATCGCCATGCGGAACTTCGCAACGCTAAAGGGCTGATGACCGATCGCAATTTTGAGGGTGAATTCACAACGCTGCTTAACATTGCCACCGACCTTGCCCGATGCAACGACATTGACGTGCCGCAGGACGACATACGCTACACGCTGCGCGAACTGCTGATTGCGTTTCCGGTCTACCGCACCTACGGCACCGCCGACGGGTTAACCGCCCCGGATGTCGCGCTGTTGAACCGCGTTGTCGCCAGCGTCGACGCACCGGAACCGGCGTTAAGCCTGTTGGTGAGGATCCTCACCGGCGACCTGGACGCCAGCAGCCGCGATGCGGCCTCGCTGTTCAGAACCCGCTTCCAGCAGCTTACCGGGCCGCTGATGGCGAAATCGGTGGAAGATACGCTCTTTTTCCGCCATAACCTCGAGCTCGCCCTGAACGAAGTGGGGGCCGATCCCACCCCGCGCGCATTCTCGTTATCCCGCTTTCACCAGGAGATGCGCATCCGTCTGGCCCGTCAGCCCGATGCGCTGCTGGGGACCTCCACGCACGACACCAAGCGCGGGGAAGACGCGCGGGCGCGCCTCTACACCCTGACGGAAGCCCCGGAACAGTGGGGTGAAAATCTGGCGCGCTGGCGACAGATGAACCAGACCCAGGTGCGTTTTCTCAATGACGGTACCGCGCCAAACGCGGCCGATACCTGGATGATCTACCAGGCGCTGGCGGGCGTCTGGCCTGCAACGTTGTCGCCTGACGATAGTGAAGGGCTGAAGTCTCTCGAAGCGCGTTTCCTCGGGTTTATTGAGAAAGCGCTGCGCGAGGCCAAACAGCGTACCGACTGGATCGACAGCAATGAGGGCTATGAGAGCGTGGTGCTGAATTACGTCCGGCACTTGCTGTCCCCTGAGAACACGCTGTTCCTGCATGATTTCTCGTCCTCCCTGCAACCCTTTATCCGCGCCGGGCTGATGAACAGCCTGAGCCAGACGGTGATCAAACTGACGGCGCCGGGTGTACCAGACATCTATCAGGGAAGCGAGGCGCTTAATTTTAGCCTGGTCGACCCGGATAACCGGCTGGAGCCGGATTTCGCCACGCTGAGGCAAAACCTGAGCAGCGCCGACGCAAAGCTCTTTGCCGACGAACAGCAGTGGCGAAACGGCAGGGTGAAGCAGTATGTCACCGCCACGCTGTTACGCGTCCGGCAGCACTATTTATCGCTCTTCCAGTACGGCGACTGGCTGCCGCTGAAGGTCAGCGGCGAGCGCGAGGACAACCTGATTGTCTACGCGCGCGTGAAGGACGGGGAGGCGCTGATTGTTGCCGTACCGCGTCTGGTTTTTGCTACCCCCACAAACGAAACGCTGTGGGCCAACACTTCGGTCGTCATCCCCGAAGAGCTTTCCGGGAAACGCTACCGGGATCAGTTTACTGGTGAACGTCGGGCGCTGCGGGAGACGCTGGATTTAACGTCTGAAACAGGAAGTTTGTTAGTTCTGCTTACCTGCGAATAA
- the glgX gene encoding glycogen debranching protein GlgX, with amino-acid sequence MAKENTFDIRAGHGQQLGANYDGKGVNFALFSAHAERVELCLFDPSGKTEIARLELPEYTHEIWHGYVPDLQPGALYGYRVYGPYDPENGHRFNPHKLLIDPYARELVGDIDWNDAHFGYELGHDALDLSFDTRDSAPFTPKCRVIDPNAFDWQDHQRPAIPWPHTVVYESHVKGFTQLNPAIPPELRGTFEGMGHKASVDYIKSLGITAVELLPVHWFPDDQHLLDRGLKNFWGYNTLGFFAPASRYYGPAGIQGFRDMVRAYHDAGIEVILDVVYNHTAEGNELGPTLSFKGIDNYSYYRTLPDQHRYYINDTGTGNTVNTSHPRVLQMIMDSLRYWAESMHIDGFRFDLGTILGREPEGFDPRGGFFDAMTQDPVLSKLKLIGEPWDIGPGGYQVGGFPPGWGEWNDKYRDTVREYWRGDNVPTDFAARLLGSGDLYDLRGRRPWASVNFITAHDGFTLNDLVSYNEKHNADNGEDNNDGHNDNRAYNYGEEGPTENPDIIATRERQKRNFLTTLLFTHGTPMLLAGDEFGRTQKGNNNCYCQDSEISWINWKGLSENDVALREFTRHLIALRAKQPLLRRESWRDGLEIRWFNAGGGPQQSEQWEEGSTIGVSISRPDLIQEEGIWHDVLMLFNPFEGAVSFQIPQFGEGGWVLELSTAGGVATGEVITRTVDYELAGRSITLFRRP; translated from the coding sequence ATGGCAAAGGAAAATACGTTTGACATACGGGCCGGTCATGGCCAGCAGCTGGGCGCAAATTATGACGGGAAAGGGGTTAACTTCGCGCTTTTTTCTGCTCACGCCGAGCGGGTGGAGCTCTGTCTGTTTGACCCCTCCGGTAAAACGGAAATCGCCCGTCTGGAGCTGCCGGAATATACCCACGAGATCTGGCATGGCTATGTGCCCGACCTCCAGCCCGGCGCGCTGTATGGCTATCGCGTCTACGGGCCTTATGATCCGGAAAACGGGCATCGCTTTAACCCGCATAAGCTGCTCATCGATCCCTATGCCCGTGAACTGGTGGGCGATATCGACTGGAATGATGCCCATTTTGGCTACGAACTGGGTCATGATGCGCTGGATCTGAGCTTTGATACGCGGGACAGCGCGCCGTTCACCCCAAAATGCAGGGTTATCGATCCGAATGCGTTTGACTGGCAGGACCATCAGCGGCCAGCGATCCCCTGGCCGCATACCGTGGTCTATGAGAGCCATGTGAAAGGTTTTACCCAGCTCAACCCGGCGATACCGCCCGAGCTGCGCGGCACCTTTGAAGGCATGGGGCATAAAGCCTCGGTCGATTACATCAAAAGTCTGGGTATCACCGCCGTCGAGCTGCTGCCGGTTCACTGGTTCCCGGACGATCAGCACCTGCTGGACCGCGGCCTGAAGAATTTCTGGGGCTATAACACGCTGGGCTTTTTTGCGCCCGCGTCACGCTATTACGGCCCGGCGGGGATCCAGGGTTTTCGCGATATGGTCCGCGCCTACCATGACGCGGGTATCGAGGTGATTCTGGATGTGGTCTATAACCACACGGCAGAGGGCAATGAGCTTGGCCCGACGCTCTCGTTCAAGGGTATCGATAACTACAGCTATTACCGCACCTTGCCGGATCAGCATCGCTATTACATCAATGACACCGGCACGGGGAATACGGTGAACACCTCACACCCGCGTGTGCTGCAGATGATCATGGATTCGCTGCGCTACTGGGCGGAATCGATGCATATCGACGGTTTTCGCTTCGATCTGGGTACGATACTGGGGCGCGAGCCAGAAGGGTTCGATCCGCGCGGCGGCTTCTTTGATGCCATGACCCAGGATCCGGTTTTATCAAAACTCAAGCTCATTGGTGAGCCCTGGGATATTGGCCCCGGCGGCTATCAGGTGGGCGGCTTCCCGCCCGGTTGGGGCGAGTGGAACGACAAATATCGCGATACCGTTCGCGAATACTGGCGGGGCGATAACGTTCCCACTGATTTTGCCGCCCGCCTGCTGGGCTCGGGCGATCTCTATGATTTACGCGGACGTCGCCCGTGGGCCAGCGTCAACTTTATTACCGCGCATGACGGCTTCACGCTGAACGATCTGGTGTCGTACAACGAGAAACACAACGCCGATAATGGTGAAGATAATAACGACGGGCATAACGATAACCGCGCGTATAACTATGGCGAGGAAGGCCCGACCGAGAACCCGGACATTATTGCCACCCGTGAACGGCAGAAACGGAACTTCCTCACCACGCTGTTGTTCACCCACGGTACACCGATGCTGCTGGCCGGGGATGAGTTTGGCCGGACGCAAAAAGGGAACAACAACTGTTATTGTCAGGACAGCGAGATCTCCTGGATCAACTGGAAAGGGTTGTCAGAAAACGACGTCGCGCTGCGCGAGTTTACCCGGCACCTGATTGCGCTTCGCGCAAAGCAGCCGCTACTGCGCCGGGAGAGCTGGCGAGACGGCCTTGAGATCCGCTGGTTTAACGCCGGAGGAGGACCGCAGCAGTCTGAGCAATGGGAGGAAGGCTCGACAATCGGCGTCTCCATCAGCCGGCCCGATCTTATCCAGGAGGAGGGGATCTGGCACGACGTGCTGATGCTGTTCAACCCGTTCGAAGGCGCCGTGTCGTTCCAGATCCCGCAGTTTGGTGAAGGAGGCTGGGTGCTGGAGCTCTCCACGGCGGGGGGGGTTGCCACGGGCGAGGTCATCACCCGGACCGTGGATTACGAACTGGCGGGACGCAGTATTACTCTCTTCAGACGCCCGTGA
- a CDS encoding winged helix DNA-binding protein, giving the protein MTLKKSAASMNHDDINDGRIVSSRHLVSERCAELSELEYALIMTSNAFNKWMVRCMTAAGEPDMGAFDVSLLHHVNHRNRKKKLADICFVLNVEDTHVVTYALKKLVKAGYVTSEKAGKELFFSTTEAGKALCMKYRDVREACLINIHAESGISGAAIGDTAQLLRTISSLYDTAARAAASL; this is encoded by the coding sequence ATGACCCTGAAGAAAAGTGCTGCATCAATGAATCACGACGACATTAACGACGGCCGGATCGTCTCCTCCCGCCATCTGGTTTCCGAGCGCTGCGCGGAGCTATCGGAGCTGGAGTACGCGCTGATCATGACCAGTAACGCGTTCAATAAATGGATGGTGCGCTGCATGACCGCGGCCGGTGAGCCGGATATGGGGGCCTTTGACGTCTCGCTTTTGCATCATGTGAATCACCGCAATCGCAAGAAGAAGCTGGCCGATATCTGTTTTGTGCTCAACGTGGAAGATACCCACGTGGTGACTTACGCGTTGAAAAAGCTGGTCAAGGCGGGCTACGTCACCAGTGAAAAGGCAGGAAAAGAGCTTTTCTTCTCCACCACCGAGGCGGGAAAAGCACTGTGCATGAAATACCGGGATGTGCGCGAAGCATGTCTTATCAACATTCATGCCGAAAGCGGGATTTCGGGTGCCGCTATCGGTGACACCGCCCAGCTGCTGCGCACCATTTCATCCCTGTATGACACCGCCGCACGGGCGGCGGCATCACTTTGA
- a CDS encoding DUF969 domain-containing protein, which produces MDGSTLLPLIGIPVVVIGFALRFNPLLVVVVAGLTTGLLVGMDFGMLLETFGEKFVNSRSLATFILILPVIGLLEYYGLKERAQAWVAKIASATSARILMIYFVAREGTAALGLMSLGGHAQTVRPLLAPMAEGAALNEYGELPQHIRDKIKAHAAACDNIAVFFGEDIFIAFGAVLLIDAFLKENGIQGIEPLHIGLWAIPTAIAALIIHMTRLLRLDASIRRDVMAWKAGQGTQEIAP; this is translated from the coding sequence ATGGACGGTTCTACACTGTTGCCGCTTATCGGGATCCCGGTGGTGGTTATTGGTTTTGCCCTGCGCTTCAACCCGCTACTGGTGGTCGTGGTAGCGGGGCTGACGACGGGTCTGCTGGTTGGGATGGATTTCGGCATGCTGCTGGAAACCTTCGGCGAGAAGTTCGTCAACAGCCGCTCTCTGGCTACATTCATTCTGATCCTGCCGGTTATTGGTCTGCTGGAATATTACGGTCTAAAAGAGCGCGCACAGGCGTGGGTGGCGAAGATCGCCAGCGCCACTTCGGCGCGTATTCTGATGATCTATTTTGTCGCCCGCGAGGGGACGGCCGCGCTGGGGCTGATGTCGCTGGGCGGTCATGCCCAGACGGTGCGTCCGCTGCTGGCGCCGATGGCCGAAGGGGCGGCGCTGAACGAGTACGGCGAACTGCCCCAGCATATTCGCGACAAAATCAAAGCCCATGCCGCCGCGTGCGACAATATCGCGGTGTTCTTTGGCGAGGATATCTTTATCGCCTTCGGGGCGGTGCTGCTGATCGACGCTTTCCTGAAGGAGAACGGTATTCAGGGGATTGAACCGCTGCATATCGGCCTTTGGGCGATCCCGACGGCGATTGCGGCATTGATTATTCATATGACGCGTCTGCTGAGGCTGGATGCCAGCATCCGTCGTGACGTGATGGCGTGGAAAGCCGGGCAGGGAACGCAGGAGATCGCGCCATGA
- a CDS encoding DUF979 domain-containing protein: MMTLLTINRVYYLIGFVVMLLVVMTLRDRANPKRFTTALFWFLFGGIFLFGDLMVQELGRSLAYRIIGGAVIVIALLAGFGLVGKGQYKMASEPERIASSNRLKNWLFLPALMIPVVTVIGTLFLKGVSIGGVYLLDQKQLTLAALCVACVAAILTGWWLTKGTPLHAVRQSRRLVDTIGWAVILPQMLAMLGGVFVVANTGNSVQKVVSLFVNPDSRFMLVVIYCVGMALFTMIMGNAFAAFPVLSAGIALPFLIHVHHGNPAPLLAIGMYAGYCGTLMTPMAANFNIVPAALLELKDKYQVIKIQIPTALTLLVVNVFLMYFLVFR; the protein is encoded by the coding sequence ATGATGACACTGCTCACCATTAATCGCGTGTACTACCTGATCGGCTTCGTCGTGATGTTGCTGGTGGTCATGACCCTGCGCGATCGCGCCAACCCCAAACGTTTTACCACGGCACTGTTCTGGTTTCTGTTCGGTGGGATCTTCCTGTTCGGTGACCTGATGGTGCAGGAGCTGGGCCGCTCGCTGGCGTACCGGATCATTGGCGGCGCCGTGATTGTAATTGCCCTGCTGGCAGGCTTTGGGCTGGTCGGTAAAGGGCAGTACAAAATGGCCAGTGAGCCCGAGCGTATTGCCTCATCAAACCGGCTGAAAAACTGGCTGTTTTTACCGGCCCTGATGATCCCGGTAGTGACGGTTATCGGCACGCTGTTCCTGAAAGGGGTGTCGATTGGCGGAGTTTACCTGCTCGATCAAAAACAGCTCACGCTGGCGGCGCTGTGCGTGGCCTGTGTGGCGGCAATTCTTACCGGCTGGTGGCTGACAAAAGGAACGCCGCTGCATGCCGTCCGTCAGTCTCGCCGCCTGGTGGATACCATTGGCTGGGCGGTGATCCTGCCGCAGATGCTGGCCATGCTGGGCGGGGTTTTTGTGGTGGCCAATACCGGCAACTCCGTGCAGAAGGTGGTCAGCCTGTTTGTGAATCCGGACAGCCGCTTTATGCTGGTGGTGATTTACTGCGTCGGCATGGCGCTGTTCACCATGATCATGGGTAATGCCTTTGCGGCCTTCCCGGTGCTCAGCGCCGGTATCGCCTTACCGTTTCTGATCCACGTGCATCACGGTAATCCGGCACCGCTGCTGGCGATTGGTATGTACGCTGGCTATTGCGGCACGCTGATGACGCCGATGGCGGCGAACTTCAACATCGTTCCCGCCGCGTTACTGGAGCTGAAAGACAAATATCAGGTCATTAAGATCCAGATCCCGACCGCGTTAACCCTGCTGGTGGTCAACGTGTTCTTAATGTATTTCCTCGTGTTTCGCTAA
- a CDS encoding DUF2891 domain-containing protein produces MELTQHQADAFARMPLTYLRQEYPNHIMHLLNDDGDVLPPRELHPIFYGCFDWHSAVHGYWLLLRCLRLYPELSCRDDIITLFADHLTPEKVAQELAYFNAPFRASFERPYGYGWLLALAQELKQSSLPQAAGWYQTLAPLTQDIRNRLVDYLSKLTYPIRVGTHYNTAFALALGIDYARAVEDNALESAILEAATRFYLADTQYPAHYEPGGDEYVSGALTEALLMSKVAENFPAWFDAFLPNIGAVSALMNPAEVSDRTDPKIAHLDGLNLSRAWCMKHIASALPEDHPAQQALRDAVAKHLKASVGHVVGSHYSGGHWLASFALLALE; encoded by the coding sequence ATGGAATTAACGCAACACCAGGCTGATGCTTTTGCCAGAATGCCTTTGACCTATCTGCGCCAGGAATACCCGAACCACATTATGCATCTGCTCAATGATGACGGGGACGTCCTGCCGCCGCGCGAACTGCATCCCATTTTTTATGGCTGTTTTGACTGGCACTCGGCGGTACACGGCTACTGGCTGCTGCTGCGCTGCTTGCGCCTCTACCCGGAACTGTCGTGCCGGGATGACATTATCACGCTGTTTGCCGACCATCTCACGCCAGAAAAGGTGGCACAGGAGCTGGCCTATTTCAACGCGCCGTTCCGCGCCTCGTTCGAGCGTCCGTATGGCTATGGCTGGCTGCTGGCACTGGCCCAGGAGCTGAAACAGTCATCGCTGCCGCAGGCGGCAGGCTGGTATCAGACGCTTGCGCCGTTAACGCAGGACATTCGCAACCGTCTGGTGGATTACCTCAGTAAGCTGACGTACCCGATCCGGGTTGGCACGCATTACAACACCGCGTTTGCCCTCGCGCTGGGGATCGATTACGCCCGGGCGGTGGAAGATAACGCGCTGGAGAGTGCCATTCTGGAGGCGGCGACGCGGTTTTATCTCGCGGATACCCAGTATCCGGCTCACTATGAACCGGGTGGTGATGAGTATGTGTCCGGCGCGCTGACAGAGGCTCTGCTGATGAGCAAGGTCGCGGAGAATTTCCCGGCCTGGTTCGACGCGTTTCTGCCGAACATCGGGGCTGTTTCAGCGCTGATGAACCCGGCAGAAGTGAGCGACCGTACCGACCCCAAAATTGCGCATCTGGACGGATTAAACCTCAGCCGCGCCTGGTGCATGAAGCATATTGCCAGTGCGCTGCCGGAGGATCATCCGGCGCAGCAGGCGCTGCGTGATGCGGTGGCGAAACACCTGAAGGCGAGCGTCGGGCATGTTGTCGGCAGCCACTACAGCGGTGGGCACTGGCTGGCGAGTTTTGCGCTGCTGGCGCTGGAGTAA
- a CDS encoding MFS transporter, translating to MTLFSNQPGDEGLPGHERARVMAAVMTTTLMGVFDGTMINIALPSMANAMQVPANVAVWFANGYLLSAAMTLAIFAALAARVGYRPVFLAGLATFTLTSLGCALATTPEMLIGMRILQGIGGAATLSIAPAILRSVFPGRLLGRILGLHALLIAASTAIAPVLGGTILDVLSWQWLFAINIIPGTVALLLAWKALPRATASDTSPFDVPGALLSVILLGSMIMAANSVENRAHAISTVCWALVATVSLIAFVWHIRRARNPILPPVIFSNGRFTLAALTSLASFVSQGITFIALPFLFQSVYGYSPAISALLFTPWPIGIVLIAPHAGRWADTISAPLISTLGLMIFVVGLILLATLPAGPSAWDICLRSLVCGIGFGCFQSPNNREMLSNVAREYASYASGVLSIVRTFGQCLGAAVVGVLLAATAGSDHQMLDDGAVHIALWIAVIASTASVLFSVSRLRRARQATA from the coding sequence ATGACGCTCTTTTCAAACCAACCCGGCGACGAAGGGTTACCGGGACATGAACGCGCCCGGGTGATGGCTGCGGTGATGACCACCACGTTGATGGGCGTCTTCGATGGCACCATGATCAACATTGCCCTGCCATCAATGGCCAACGCGATGCAGGTGCCCGCGAATGTCGCAGTCTGGTTCGCCAACGGTTACCTGCTGTCTGCGGCAATGACGTTAGCCATCTTCGCCGCCCTCGCCGCGCGCGTCGGTTATCGCCCGGTGTTTCTGGCAGGACTGGCTACGTTTACCCTGACCTCGCTCGGCTGCGCGCTGGCAACAACGCCGGAAATGCTGATCGGGATGCGTATTTTGCAGGGTATCGGCGGCGCGGCCACGCTGAGTATTGCCCCGGCGATCCTGCGCTCGGTATTCCCGGGACGGCTGCTTGGCCGCATTCTGGGGCTGCACGCCCTGCTTATCGCCGCCAGCACCGCTATTGCACCGGTGCTGGGCGGAACAATACTCGACGTACTGAGCTGGCAATGGCTGTTCGCGATCAACATTATTCCCGGTACCGTTGCCCTGCTGCTGGCCTGGAAAGCGCTTCCGCGGGCGACGGCCTCTGATACGTCCCCGTTCGACGTGCCCGGTGCCCTGCTGTCCGTGATCCTGCTGGGGTCGATGATCATGGCGGCAAACAGCGTAGAGAATAGAGCGCACGCCATCAGCACGGTTTGCTGGGCACTTGTCGCCACAGTCAGTCTTATCGCTTTTGTCTGGCATATCCGCCGCGCCCGGAACCCCATCCTGCCGCCGGTGATATTCAGCAACGGACGGTTTACCCTCGCCGCGCTAACCTCGCTGGCCTCGTTTGTGAGTCAGGGCATTACCTTTATCGCGCTGCCGTTTCTGTTTCAGAGCGTGTACGGCTATAGCCCGGCGATCTCGGCTTTATTGTTCACCCCCTGGCCGATAGGTATCGTACTCATTGCGCCGCACGCGGGCCGTTGGGCAGACACGATCTCCGCCCCGTTGATCTCCACACTTGGACTGATGATTTTTGTCGTTGGGTTGATTTTGCTGGCGACGCTGCCTGCCGGCCCTTCTGCCTGGGATATCTGTCTCAGGAGCCTGGTGTGCGGTATCGGCTTTGGCTGTTTCCAGAGTCCCAATAACCGTGAAATGCTCTCTAACGTTGCCCGGGAGTACGCCAGCTATGCATCCGGGGTGTTGTCCATCGTCAGAACGTTCGGCCAGTGTCTCGGTGCCGCCGTGGTGGGAGTTTTGCTGGCTGCGACCGCAGGGTCAGATCATCAAATGCTGGATGACGGTGCCGTTCATATTGCGCTGTGGATCGCGGTGATCGCGTCAACTGCGTCAGTATTATTTAGCGTTAGCCGACTGCGTCGCGCGCGACAGGCTACGGCATAA
- a CDS encoding LysR family transcriptional regulator: MTDPDFNLLVALDILLAEASVAGAARRLNLSTSAMSRTLSRLREVTGDPILVRAGRQMVLTPWAEATRDRARNALHEARAVLQPSTDTFRAENLERVFTVRANDGFVVAFGPLLIAAVAEAAPDVCIRFAPKPEKTSRYLREGLVDLEIGVQSNMGPEIRLQRLFEDRFVGAVRKGHPLAALPAVSLEDYVAWGHVVTAPNGSSHGFVDDALAARGMKRKIASVVPGFPTALSVALASDLIAMVPALYLLNQPMSENVHIFELPFNTRTITVLQMWHPRMEQDPGHRWLREKVLAVCHQSRHR, from the coding sequence GTGACCGATCCTGATTTCAACTTGCTTGTCGCACTCGACATCCTGCTGGCTGAAGCCAGCGTGGCGGGGGCGGCGCGGCGTCTTAACCTGAGCACCTCAGCCATGAGCCGCACGCTGAGCAGGCTTCGTGAGGTCACCGGCGATCCGATTCTGGTGCGGGCCGGGCGTCAGATGGTGCTGACTCCGTGGGCCGAAGCCACCCGGGATCGCGCCAGAAATGCGCTGCATGAGGCAAGGGCGGTGCTGCAGCCTTCAACGGACACCTTCCGGGCAGAAAATCTTGAACGGGTGTTTACCGTCAGAGCCAATGATGGCTTTGTGGTGGCGTTTGGCCCGTTGCTGATTGCGGCCGTTGCGGAAGCGGCGCCGGATGTCTGCATCCGCTTTGCTCCGAAACCGGAGAAAACGTCGCGTTATCTGCGGGAGGGGCTGGTTGACCTGGAAATTGGTGTGCAGAGCAACATGGGGCCCGAAATTCGTCTGCAGCGGCTCTTTGAGGACCGCTTTGTAGGCGCGGTGCGCAAAGGGCATCCACTGGCGGCGCTGCCAGCAGTCAGCCTTGAGGATTATGTCGCCTGGGGTCATGTGGTGACCGCGCCAAATGGCTCATCACACGGTTTTGTTGATGATGCCCTGGCCGCGCGGGGGATGAAACGCAAAATCGCCAGCGTGGTGCCCGGTTTTCCGACTGCGTTATCCGTGGCGCTGGCGTCCGATCTGATTGCGATGGTCCCGGCATTGTATCTGCTCAATCAACCGATGAGCGAGAACGTGCACATCTTTGAACTGCCGTTCAACACCCGGACCATTACCGTATTGCAGATGTGGCACCCGCGGATGGAACAGGATCCGGGCCACCGGTGGCTCAGAGAGAAGGTGCTAGCGGTGTGCCATCAGTCGCGGCACCGATAA